The following are encoded in a window of Haliotis asinina isolate JCU_RB_2024 chromosome 14, JCU_Hal_asi_v2, whole genome shotgun sequence genomic DNA:
- the LOC137261331 gene encoding thyroid transcription factor 1-associated protein 26 homolog, whose translation MDKRKSQSQGHFQKGKAKMHTHSSKKRVNPKKQFKGSKQEGEGFAEKRKKKMHYEYMKLLKKEMRQRNLESQGSIIDAEEMVGNGAKKTEPRNYKVQHKHQGKQHMFSEAQKQFQVKKESQLKLKKENLLRLEEQKKAIDQYRSKRKKKHLMLCKKTHKGQPIMKHQINYLLEKIQADIVRS comes from the exons ATGGACAAGAGGAAATCACAGTCTCAGGGTCATTTTCAGAAAGGGAAGGCGAAAATGCATACTCACAGTTCTAAAAAGAGGGTAAATCCAAAGAAACAATTCAAAGGAAGTAAACAAGAAG GTGAGGGTTTTGCAGAGAAACGGAAAAAGAAGATGCATTATGAGTACATGAAGCTATTGAAGAAAGAAATGAGGCAAAGAAATTTGGAGTCGCAAGGAAGTATAATTGATGCTGAAGAGATGGTGGGGAATGGAGCTAAGAAGACTGAACCCAG GAACTACAAAGTACAACACAAGCATCAAGGTAAACAACATATGTTTTCTGAGGCTCAGAAGCAATTTCAGGTGAAGAAAGAAAGTCAGTTAAAACTGAAAAAG GAGAACCTCTTGAGGCTGGAAGAACAGAAGAAAGCTATTGATCAGTATAGAAGCAAGAGGAAGAAGAAGCACCTGATGTTGTGTAAAAAGACACATAAAGGCCAGCCCATTATGAAACACCAAATAAACTATCTGCTGGAGAAAATTCAAGCAGACATTGTTCGTTCATGA